The Poseidonibacter lekithochrous region ATAGGTCTTACCTTATCTCAAAATTAGAATTTAAAGATGACAATATTGCTTTCTCTACTCCTTATATTTCTATAGCGACTAGAAACAACTGTGTTACAGTGACAATAAAAGAAGGTGATGAGATTATTTTCTTAGATTTCAGAATTGATATTTTACTTGAGAAACTAAATTTACTTGAACTTAATAAACCTTTTCACTCTTTAACAAAAGGTTTTTATGTATTTGCTGGTTTTTCTATGATGATTTTAGCAATGGTAACTATTGCATTTTCATTATATGATTTTGTTTATTATGTATTTGCAAAAAGCACTATATCTTTAGAGATGATATTTAAACCTATTATTGCTTTAACTCTTAGTATTGCCATATTTGACTTAGCAAAAACAATACTAGAACAAGAGGTATTTTTCAAATCTTATTCTAAAAATTCAAAAGTTGAGACTAAGATATTAACGAAGTTTTTAAGTACGATTATTATTGCTTTATCTATTGAAGCACTTATTGTTGTATTTAAAATTGCAATTAATGATTATGAGAAAATGATAAATGCTTTCTATTTAATTGCAGGTATTGCATTAATATTAGTTTCACTTACAGTGTTTATTCACTTCTCAAGTAAAAAGACTAAATAGTTTTATCATTCATTGGAATACTTAAAGTAAAGGCAGCTCCGGTATAGGTTTTGTCTTTATACTCGTAAGTTTCATTATCAACACTTATTTCCCCATTCATATGTTTAGAGATAATCTCTTCACTCATAAATAGTCCTATTCCTGTACCTTGAGATTGATGTTTTGTTGTAAAATACGGTTCAAAAATTCTGTCAATAATATCACTTGGGATTCCCCCTGCACTATCTTTTATTTTGATAATTGCATTTTCATCTTTTTCATAAAAATCCATAAATATAAATCTACTATCGTAATCTTCTACATTTATTAACTCATCTCGTGCATTATTTAATAGATTAATTAGTACTTGTAATAACTCATTTTCATAAGTAAATACTTCAAAATCATAAATATTTGTAACAACAACTATATTTTTAGTATTAAACTCTGATTGAATTAAAGTGAATACTTTTTCTATTAACTCTTCTGAATTAAAAATATTTTTGTTTTTATTAGGAGAGAAGAAGTTTCTAAAATCTTCAATAGTACTTGATAAATAATTAGCAGAATTTACAATCATATCCATTGATTCATCATACTCTTGATCATTTAAAATACCTATTTCTTTTTTTAGTTTCATTCCAGTTGCGGCTGTTGTAATAACTGATAAAGGCTGTCTCCATTGATGGGCTATATTACCAATCATCTCACCCATTGCTGCCATTTTACTTTGTTGGAAAAGCATTTTATTTTTTTCGTAGTTTTTGTTAACTTCATCATCAACTGTCTGTTGTAAAGAACTATTTAGTTTATTTAACTCTTTTTGATTGTTTCTTAATCTTTTATATAGTTTTTTTAACTCTTTTGAATAAAGGTAGTAACTAATAATATACAAAATAAGACCTAATAAAATTACAAAAAGTCCTAAATATAAAAAAGCATTTTGTTTGTATTCTTTAATATATGAAGTATCAATTCTATCTAAATATTTGAATACTAAAAAACTACCAAATACCTTATCTCCGTAAGTAATAGGAGTATTTACTACTAATTTATCTTTATCAATTTTATATTTTTCTATACTTAAAAAACTCTCTAAATCCTGAGTTCTCAAATAGTCTAGAAGCTCTTTATTAACAGACAAGTTTGCTACATAATGATTCTGTAAAAAAATCTTTGTAAAGGCATTTTCTTTTAACTGCTTTGTATACTTCTCATCAATAATAACTATTGGTTCTAAATTATCAGATAATCTAAGACCTCTTGAAATAGAGTTAAAGTGTGTAATTGATTCTATGATTCCTACAAATTCATTGTTATTATATATTGGTACCATTGCTTTAAAAGTAATATCATATTTCCCTACACTTACAGTACTTTTTATTTTGGGATTTTTTAACATCTCTTGTAAATCTGGTCTAACTTTTGATATTACATCATCTCTTTTTTCTGACCATGATCTATGTATAGATACTCCATCTTTATTAATTACTTGAAACCACACATTTTTAAAATCTGTTTCTTTTCTAAGAAGTAATGATAGTTTGTTTAATTCATCATTTCTTAAATTATTTGTAGCAATATCTAATATATTTTTATTATCTGCTAATGTTATTGTTAAAGCTAAAGTTGCATTTTTCTTTTTTAGAATTAGGGAATTGATTTTATCTTGAATATTTGAAGAATGATTTGTATATTTTTTGTCTAATAATTGGTTCTCTTTTTTATAAATATAATTAGTTGTCATAGAAAATGCCAAAATAGTAATAATGGCAAAAGTAATAATTGTAGGGATTCTATATAGGTTCTTTCTCATAGCATGTTCTTTTCAAAATATAATTTAATTATACATTTTACATACAATAAGCATAGAAGTCAAATAAAAAATTATCCATTTATAAATAATATAAATATTTGGTTATTTTATATACAATTAAAAAAAAATCTCTTAATTTTATACAGTATAATTCAGATATAGACAATTTTTTGTATAATATCTTTATATTAAGTAAGGTTAAAAAATATGCAAGATTACATCGCGCAAGATGAAATTTCAAAAGAAATACTGAATTCAGCAAAATTATTACAGGCAGTAAATGTTAATGC contains the following coding sequences:
- a CDS encoding sensor histidine kinase, which codes for MRKNLYRIPTIITFAIITILAFSMTTNYIYKKENQLLDKKYTNHSSNIQDKINSLILKKKNATLALTITLADNKNILDIATNNLRNDELNKLSLLLRKETDFKNVWFQVINKDGVSIHRSWSEKRDDVISKVRPDLQEMLKNPKIKSTVSVGKYDITFKAMVPIYNNNEFVGIIESITHFNSISRGLRLSDNLEPIVIIDEKYTKQLKENAFTKIFLQNHYVANLSVNKELLDYLRTQDLESFLSIEKYKIDKDKLVVNTPITYGDKVFGSFLVFKYLDRIDTSYIKEYKQNAFLYLGLFVILLGLILYIISYYLYSKELKKLYKRLRNNQKELNKLNSSLQQTVDDEVNKNYEKNKMLFQQSKMAAMGEMIGNIAHQWRQPLSVITTAATGMKLKKEIGILNDQEYDESMDMIVNSANYLSSTIEDFRNFFSPNKNKNIFNSEELIEKVFTLIQSEFNTKNIVVVTNIYDFEVFTYENELLQVLINLLNNARDELINVEDYDSRFIFMDFYEKDENAIIKIKDSAGGIPSDIIDRIFEPYFTTKHQSQGTGIGLFMSEEIISKHMNGEISVDNETYEYKDKTYTGAAFTLSIPMNDKTI